A part of Campylobacter ureolyticus ACS-301-V-Sch3b genomic DNA contains:
- a CDS encoding ammonia-forming cytochrome c nitrite reductase subunit c552 has protein sequence MKKWTLYTVAFFVAVVLGAAMFALFVDIGSKFEEEKSYPMMLHKVSDLDPDVKEWGKNFPSQYESFAAMENIAYETPYAGSVPYSKLLRWPAATKFWNGYAFAVDYNRPRLHFYTQIDQIETKRNDKEYLNSHGLPKFKGQPGACVNCHTGHLTAIMKDGDYNLSKNPVEAASRNMPFFDVKGEEGKKEKAAWTKMNSIPYFDVMKLVADKHGEDPYKGSHLGSSCADCHSPDDMSLRVTRPAFVNAMVDRGYEADPKTGLKASRQEMRSYVCMQCHVEYYFQGKDSTLTYPWAKWEKDKPFKIEMFDEYYDEMFENGKFKFDYKHKTTDAPIIKMQHSEAELSSAGIHARSGVSCADCHMPYKREGAQKVSSHTVQSPFADITGSCRTCHMQSEDKLVERINFIQNRHSYELRKCENALLSLIQDIEVARGELAKLPEFANLDADTQKAEISKALEKTLWNQRRAHMRWDFAFSENSYGFHAPQEAARIIGQCQEFARKGQIELSNELAKFGVNIELTQTADEVPEPEQITSHKGLVATPPSQKLKELDERVKNLDFN, from the coding sequence ATGAAAAAATGGACTTTATATACGGTTGCTTTTTTTGTTGCCGTTGTTTTGGGTGCAGCCATGTTTGCACTATTTGTAGATATCGGTTCTAAATTTGAGGAGGAAAAAAGCTATCCTATGATGCTTCATAAGGTTAGTGATTTGGACCCTGATGTAAAAGAGTGGGGTAAAAATTTCCCATCACAATATGAAAGTTTTGCCGCTATGGAAAATATTGCTTACGAGACACCATATGCTGGTTCAGTTCCTTATAGCAAACTTTTAAGATGGCCAGCGGCTACTAAATTTTGGAATGGATATGCTTTTGCAGTTGATTATAACCGCCCAAGACTTCATTTTTATACACAAATTGACCAGATTGAAACAAAAAGGAATGATAAAGAGTATCTAAACTCTCACGGACTTCCTAAATTTAAAGGTCAACCAGGAGCCTGTGTCAACTGCCACACCGGACATTTAACTGCCATTATGAAAGATGGGGATTATAACTTAAGCAAAAATCCAGTTGAGGCTGCAAGTAGAAATATGCCATTTTTTGATGTAAAGGGCGAAGAGGGCAAAAAAGAAAAAGCTGCATGGACAAAGATGAACTCAATTCCTTATTTTGATGTTATGAAGCTAGTCGCTGATAAACATGGCGAGGATCCATATAAAGGTTCACACTTAGGAAGTAGCTGTGCTGATTGTCATAGTCCTGATGATATGAGTTTAAGAGTAACAAGACCTGCATTTGTCAATGCTATGGTTGATAGAGGTTATGAGGCAGATCCAAAAACTGGCCTAAAAGCTAGTCGCCAAGAGATGAGAAGTTATGTTTGTATGCAGTGTCATGTGGAGTATTATTTCCAAGGCAAAGACTCAACTCTAACTTATCCATGGGCTAAATGGGAAAAAGATAAACCATTTAAAATAGAGATGTTTGATGAGTATTATGATGAGATGTTTGAAAACGGTAAGTTTAAATTTGACTATAAGCATAAAACTACAGATGCACCAATCATTAAAATGCAACATTCAGAAGCTGAACTAAGTTCTGCTGGAATTCACGCAAGAAGCGGTGTAAGTTGTGCTGATTGTCATATGCCATATAAAAGAGAGGGCGCTCAAAAGGTTTCAAGTCACACTGTACAAAGTCCATTTGCTGACATTACAGGAAGTTGTAGGACATGCCACATGCAAAGCGAAGATAAGCTAGTAGAGCGTATAAATTTCATACAAAATCGCCACTCTTATGAGCTTAGAAAATGTGAAAATGCACTACTTTCTCTAATCCAAGATATTGAAGTAGCAAGAGGCGAGCTTGCAAAACTTCCTGAGTTTGCAAATTTGGACGCTGATACACAAAAAGCTGAAATTTCAAAAGCTTTGGAGAAAACTTTATGGAACCAAAGACGCGCTCATATGAGATGGGACTTTGCATTTAGCGAAAATAGCTATGGTTTCCACGCACCACAAGAAGCTGCAAGGATCATCGGACAATGCCAAGAATTTGCTAGAAAGGGTCAAATAGAACTATCAAATGAACTAGCCAAATTTGGAGTAAATATAGAGCTAACTCAAACAGCAGATGAGGTACCAGAGCCAGAGCAGATCACAAGTCATAAAGGTTTAGTTGCAACTCCACCATCACAAAAACTTAAAGAGCTCGATGAAAGAGTTAAAAATTTAGATTTTAATTAA
- the nrfH gene encoding cytochrome c nitrite reductase small subunit: MKKLIDKIKRSPSAFATLVLVISFGLVIGHGLFTFVYAKGFSYFGHDSEACKNCHVMNQVYESWMKGGHQHVATCSDCHVPEGFVSKWLFKAENGLHHGYAVTFKDNPVSFEATKKGKGIIQNNCIACHSEYAAHSVDATMKKGAPGSEPLSCVSCHRQAGHAHNF; encoded by the coding sequence TTGAAAAAACTAATTGATAAAATTAAGCGCTCTCCATCTGCTTTTGCCACCTTGGTTCTTGTGATAAGCTTTGGTTTGGTTATCGGACATGGGCTTTTTACATTTGTCTATGCAAAAGGTTTTTCATATTTTGGGCATGATTCTGAGGCCTGTAAAAACTGCCATGTTATGAATCAAGTCTATGAAAGCTGGATGAAAGGCGGACACCAACATGTTGCAACCTGTAGTGATTGCCACGTGCCTGAAGGCTTTGTATCTAAGTGGCTATTTAAGGCTGAAAATGGCCTTCATCACGGATATGCCGTTACTTTTAAAGACAACCCTGTCTCATTTGAAGCAACAAAAAAAGGTAAAGGTATCATACAAAATAACTGCATCGCCTGTCACAGCGAATATGCTGCACACTCGGTAGATGCAACTATGAAAAAAGGTGCTCCAGGAAGCGAGCCACTATCTTGCGTATCGTGTCATAGACAAGCCGGACACGCACATAACTTTTAA
- the rimP gene encoding ribosome maturation factor RimP gives MTDIKALVMECGLNLYDTEVANENGKTIFRVYITKSGGVNLDDCEKVSKLLSPIFDVEPPVNGKYTLEVSSPGLERKLTKQDHFINSIGEKAKITTINKEKFEGEIIGFDNEILTLKTDKENLDIKFDEILKAKTFIEW, from the coding sequence ATGACTGATATAAAAGCTCTAGTGATGGAGTGTGGATTAAACCTATATGATACTGAAGTTGCAAATGAAAATGGCAAAACTATTTTTAGAGTCTATATCACAAAAAGCGGCGGTGTAAATTTGGATGATTGTGAAAAAGTAAGCAAGCTTTTATCACCTATTTTTGATGTCGAACCACCGGTAAATGGTAAATACACACTTGAAGTAAGTAGCCCAGGACTTGAGAGAAAGCTTACAAAACAAGATCATTTTATAAACAGTATTGGCGAAAAAGCTAAAATCACAACAATAAATAAAGAAAAATTTGAGGGTGAAATTATAGGCTTTGATAATGAAATTTTAACTCTTAAAACTGATAAAGAAAATTTAGATATAAAATTTGATGAAATTTTAAAAGCTAAAACTTTTATTGAGTGGTAG
- the rbfA gene encoding 30S ribosome-binding factor RbfA — protein sequence MSGEIRRLRTASVLKQLIPEALSGLSDPDLQGLCVVDVECKKGRYDAFVYLDKMAFDEDEQILVLKKLDKVNGYLQNYCKEAEGWFRSPKFHFKFDDKLEYQNHMDELFKKAANSLKKDIND from the coding sequence ATGAGCGGTGAGATAAGAAGACTAAGAACAGCAAGTGTTTTAAAACAGCTTATTCCAGAAGCCTTATCTGGGCTTTCTGACCCAGATCTACAAGGGCTTTGTGTTGTTGATGTGGAGTGCAAAAAAGGAAGATATGATGCTTTTGTCTATCTTGATAAAATGGCATTTGATGAAGATGAGCAAATTCTAGTTTTAAAAAAGCTTGATAAGGTAAATGGCTATTTGCAAAATTACTGTAAAGAGGCTGAGGGTTGGTTTAGAAGTCCTAAATTTCATTTTAAATTTGACGATAAACTAGAGTATCAAAACCACATGGATGAGTTGTTTAAAAAGGCCGCTAATAGTTTAAAAAAGGATATAAATGACTGA
- the infB gene encoding translation initiation factor IF-2, whose product MAEVRISEIALELGYSSKEIIEKANEMGLKKIKAQNSAVSMEEAEAIYNYVQTGELPQKLKTKSKIHSKPKKEIEILDDEEPIKKSKKEKADKPKAQKTVKPKKESVSKKTQEQKEEDLNSVKEPEEIKNEEVKKETKETTSKKDIKTEIKEELKPQDKDEIKTTKSKNSETPKKEISKEKESESRIKKVESLASLSLKKRRGLVIVKKKDEPKEEEKTEVKAKKEPTQRLNIGLDEIFSNTSSNLKKKKSPKKQPLNTRKESATKIEILDDRDIKDVEIDDESEVVLPDLTLSAINVENQQKEIKQQKVYRSAQNKFTNQETRSISRGVRKKHKKPVKKDEEISVSSIDIPKEIRVYEFADKLGKQPSEIISKLFMLGLMVTKNDFLDEDALEILADEFNVTINIIDEALKFDYTKDYDETKDDEKDLVLRAPVVTIMGHVDHGKTSLLDYIRNSRVATGEAGGITQHVGAYMVEKNGRKITFIDTPGHEAFTAMRERGAEVTDVVIIIVAADDGVKPQTKEAIAHAKAANVPIIIAINKMDKPTANPDLVKSGLSELGILPIDWGGEYEFVPISAKTGTGIDELLEIVLLQADILELKANPKRMAKATVIESSLKKGLGTVATIIVQNGTLNIGDNVVAGVSYGRVRAIMDDKGNHIKKLSPGECGVIIGLSEVPESGETLIGVEDEKTAKDYASKKHDYLRQKELSKSTKVSLEELGAKIAEGELKTLPVIVKADVGGSLEAIKASLEKLRNDEIKVDIIHSGVGGITQNDIGLASASENCIILGFNVRPTGDVKERAKERGVEIKTYNVIYTLLDDVKAILGGLMSPIISEEEIGQAEIRQVINVPKIGQIAGCMVTDGNITRGADIRVIRDGVVKFEGKVSSLRRFKDDVKEVSKGFECGVGIEGYNDMQVGDYIESFVKREEQATI is encoded by the coding sequence ATGGCGGAAGTTCGCATAAGTGAGATAGCATTAGAGCTTGGGTACTCGAGCAAAGAAATCATTGAAAAAGCCAATGAAATGGGGCTTAAAAAAATAAAAGCACAAAATAGTGCAGTTAGCATGGAAGAAGCAGAGGCTATATATAACTATGTTCAAACAGGTGAGTTGCCACAAAAGCTTAAGACAAAATCAAAAATACATTCAAAACCTAAAAAAGAAATTGAAATTTTAGACGATGAAGAGCCTATTAAAAAGTCAAAAAAAGAAAAAGCTGATAAACCAAAAGCCCAAAAAACAGTAAAGCCTAAAAAAGAGTCAGTTTCAAAAAAAACACAAGAGCAAAAAGAAGAAGATCTTAACTCTGTAAAAGAGCCAGAAGAAATTAAAAATGAAGAAGTTAAAAAAGAGACAAAAGAAACAACTTCAAAAAAAGATATAAAAACAGAAATCAAAGAAGAGTTAAAGCCACAAGATAAAGATGAGATAAAAACTACAAAATCTAAAAACTCAGAAACTCCTAAAAAAGAAATTTCAAAAGAAAAAGAATCTGAGTCAAGAATTAAAAAAGTTGAAAGTCTGGCTTCTTTATCTTTGAAAAAAAGAAGAGGCTTAGTAATAGTTAAGAAAAAAGATGAGCCTAAAGAAGAAGAAAAAACAGAAGTTAAAGCCAAAAAAGAGCCAACTCAAAGATTAAATATCGGACTTGATGAGATATTTTCAAACACAAGTTCAAATTTGAAAAAGAAAAAATCACCTAAAAAACAGCCTTTAAATACAAGAAAAGAAAGTGCTACAAAAATAGAAATTTTAGATGATAGAGATATAAAAGATGTTGAAATTGATGATGAAAGTGAGGTTGTTTTACCTGATTTAACTCTTAGTGCTATTAATGTTGAAAACCAACAAAAAGAGATTAAGCAGCAAAAAGTGTATCGCTCAGCTCAAAACAAATTTACAAATCAAGAAACTAGAAGCATAAGCAGAGGTGTGAGAAAAAAACATAAAAAACCAGTTAAAAAAGATGAGGAAATTTCTGTTAGTTCTATTGATATTCCAAAAGAAATTAGAGTTTATGAGTTTGCAGATAAGCTTGGAAAACAACCTAGTGAAATTATCTCAAAGCTTTTTATGTTAGGACTTATGGTAACTAAAAACGACTTTTTAGACGAAGATGCGTTAGAAATTTTAGCTGATGAGTTTAATGTAACTATAAATATCATTGATGAAGCTTTGAAATTTGACTACACCAAAGATTATGATGAAACAAAAGATGATGAAAAAGATCTTGTTTTAAGAGCACCTGTAGTTACTATAATGGGACATGTTGATCATGGAAAGACAAGCTTATTAGACTATATAAGAAATTCACGCGTTGCAACTGGCGAAGCTGGTGGTATAACTCAGCATGTTGGCGCTTATATGGTGGAAAAAAATGGTAGAAAAATAACATTTATTGATACCCCAGGACACGAGGCTTTTACAGCAATGAGAGAAAGAGGTGCTGAGGTAACTGATGTTGTTATTATTATAGTTGCAGCAGATGATGGAGTAAAGCCACAAACAAAAGAAGCTATTGCTCATGCAAAAGCAGCAAATGTTCCAATAATCATAGCTATTAATAAAATGGATAAACCAACAGCTAATCCTGATTTAGTAAAATCAGGCTTAAGCGAGCTTGGAATTTTGCCAATTGATTGGGGTGGGGAGTATGAGTTTGTTCCAATTTCAGCAAAAACTGGAACGGGCATAGATGAGCTTTTAGAAATAGTTTTACTTCAAGCTGATATTTTAGAGCTTAAAGCAAACCCAAAAAGAATGGCAAAAGCAACAGTTATAGAAAGTTCACTTAAAAAAGGTCTTGGAACAGTTGCAACTATCATCGTTCAAAATGGAACTTTAAATATAGGAGATAATGTTGTAGCTGGAGTATCTTATGGAAGAGTAAGAGCTATAATGGATGATAAAGGAAATCATATCAAAAAATTAAGCCCAGGAGAGTGTGGCGTTATAATAGGTCTTAGCGAAGTTCCAGAATCAGGTGAAACACTAATTGGTGTGGAAGATGAAAAAACAGCAAAAGATTATGCTAGTAAAAAACATGATTATCTTAGACAAAAAGAGCTTTCAAAATCAACAAAAGTAAGCCTAGAAGAGCTTGGTGCAAAGATAGCAGAAGGTGAGCTTAAAACTTTACCTGTTATTGTAAAAGCAGACGTTGGTGGAAGCTTAGAGGCTATAAAAGCAAGTCTTGAAAAACTTAGAAATGATGAGATTAAAGTAGACATTATCCATAGTGGAGTAGGTGGCATTACACAAAATGATATCGGTCTTGCAAGTGCGAGTGAAAATTGCATAATCCTTGGCTTTAATGTTAGGCCAACTGGAGATGTAAAAGAAAGAGCTAAAGAAAGAGGCGTAGAGATAAAAACTTATAATGTAATCTATACTCTTTTAGATGATGTTAAGGCTATTTTAGGTGGGCTTATGAGTCCTATTATAAGCGAAGAAGAAATAGGTCAAGCTGAAATAAGACAAGTTATAAATGTTCCAAAAATCGGTCAAATCGCAGGTTGTATGGTAACTGATGGAAACATTACAAGAGGAGCTGATATAAGAGTCATAAGAGATGGCGTAGTTAAATTTGAAGGAAAAGTAAGCTCGCTTAGACGTTTTAAAGATGATGTAAAAGAAGTCTCAAAAGGCTTTGAATGTGGTGTTGGCATAGAGGGATATAACGATATGCAAGTGGGTGATTACATAGAAAGCTTTGTAAAAAGAGAAGAACAAGCAACTATCTAA
- a CDS encoding DUF448 domain-containing protein, which produces MQIRSCVVCKNKFEQKKLLRFRIKNYKINKEDLTGRSFYICSDCIKKEEKILKKAVSRFVRISSLDELKGD; this is translated from the coding sequence ATGCAAATTAGGTCATGTGTGGTTTGCAAAAATAAATTTGAACAAAAAAAACTTTTAAGATTTAGAATAAAAAATTATAAAATTAATAAAGAAGATTTAACCGGAAGAAGTTTTTATATATGTTCTGATTGTATAAAAAAAGAAGAAAAAATTTTAAAAAAAGCAGTTTCTAGATTTGTAAGAATTTCAAGTTTAGATGAATTAAAAGGAGATTAG
- the thrB gene encoding homoserine kinase — protein MKIKVPATSANLGPGFDALGLSLNLYNEVEITKQNLPCISIKGEGSGNLKIKKNNTFVNIFLEIYESLTTRQDNFKFSFINNIPFSRGLGSSSSVIIGAIAAAYEMAEFKITKEAILNKALFYENHPDNIAPATFGGFVTSVVENGKVYTQKIHLDSSIKAVVVIPNKPMSTDKSRSKLSKNYSMKECVFNLSHSAFLTASFIKKDYESLKIAAKDMMHEDLRMKALPELFEVRKISYENGALMSTLSGSGSSFLNITYKDDSKNLAKILKDKFPEFKVKELDFDNEGFKIS, from the coding sequence ATGAAGATAAAAGTTCCAGCAACTAGTGCAAATTTAGGTCCAGGCTTTGATGCGTTGGGACTTAGCTTAAACCTATATAACGAGGTTGAGATAACAAAGCAAAATTTACCTTGCATTTCTATAAAGGGCGAGGGAAGTGGAAATTTAAAAATTAAAAAAAATAACACTTTTGTAAATATTTTCTTAGAAATTTATGAGTCTTTAACTACTAGGCAGGATAATTTTAAATTTTCATTTATAAACAATATCCCATTTTCAAGGGGGCTTGGAAGTAGTTCTTCTGTAATTATTGGAGCAATAGCAGCAGCTTATGAAATGGCTGAGTTTAAAATCACAAAAGAGGCTATTTTAAATAAAGCTTTATTTTATGAAAATCACCCTGATAATATCGCTCCTGCTACATTTGGCGGTTTTGTAACAAGTGTGGTTGAAAATGGTAAAGTCTATACTCAAAAAATTCACTTAGACTCTTCTATAAAAGCTGTCGTTGTTATTCCAAATAAGCCAATGTCTACGGATAAATCAAGATCAAAATTGTCAAAAAATTACTCTATGAAAGAGTGTGTTTTTAACCTCTCTCACAGTGCTTTTTTAACAGCATCATTTATAAAAAAAGATTACGAAAGCCTAAAAATAGCAGCTAAAGATATGATGCATGAAGATTTAAGAATGAAGGCTTTACCAGAGCTTTTTGAGGTTAGAAAAATTTCTTATGAAAATGGAGCTTTAATGAGCACACTCTCAGGAAGTGGATCAAGTTTTTTAAATATAACATATAAAGATGATAGTAAAAATTTAGCTAAAATTTTAAAAGATAAATTTCCAGAATTTAAAGTAAAAGAGCTTGATTTTGATAATGAAGGCTTTAAAATATCATAA
- a CDS encoding glycoprotease has product MVGIYENDALIQKLSGENPASDFLIEAIDYILKNYNLKSIVYANGPGSFMGIKVAYVILKTLSIARNLPLYAVSGFELNGNSPIKANKNLSFVLKDNGEIILKKVEAKEFKIPSNLSKLNKTNDILPNYIIDAV; this is encoded by the coding sequence ATTGTTGGTATCTATGAGAATGATGCTTTAATACAAAAGCTTAGTGGCGAAAATCCAGCGAGTGATTTTTTAATAGAGGCAATTGATTATATTTTAAAAAATTACAATTTAAAAAGCATAGTTTATGCAAATGGACCAGGAAGTTTTATGGGCATAAAAGTTGCTTATGTTATTCTTAAAACTCTTAGTATAGCTAGAAATTTGCCACTTTATGCAGTAAGCGGATTTGAGTTAAATGGCAATTCACCCATTAAAGCAAATAAAAATTTAAGTTTTGTTTTAAAAGATAACGGTGAAATAATTTTGAAAAAAGTAGAAGCAAAAGAGTTTAAAATTCCTTCAAATTTATCCAAATTAAATAAAACAAATGATATACTTCCAAATTATATAATAGATGCAGTTTAG
- the lpxC gene encoding UDP-3-O-acyl-N-acetylglucosamine deacetylase has translation MKQTTIKKRIEGVGIGLHKGEPIKIALEPLGEDSGIIFYRQDVGVSIKAEPKNVINTQMATVIGNSNGVYISTIEHLLSAINSYGIDNIRVVLDANEPPVMDGSSIGFCMMLDEAGTKSLDKNKNIMVIKKEVAVKKGDKFVSIKPSNSPKFNYTIKFNHPVIGEQIYEFEFSKQNYIKEIARARTFGFLKDVQALRAQNLALGGSLENAVVLDDSGILNPGGLRFENEFVRHKILDAIGDLALMGMPILGDYTAYAGSHELNHLLTLEILSDAKNYEIVNLKDKAFAKEYSKVFA, from the coding sequence TTGAAACAAACAACTATAAAAAAAAGAATTGAAGGCGTTGGTATTGGGCTTCACAAAGGCGAACCTATAAAAATTGCCTTAGAGCCTTTGGGCGAGGACTCAGGGATTATTTTTTATAGACAAGATGTAGGCGTAAGCATAAAAGCTGAACCAAAAAATGTTATAAACACCCAAATGGCAACTGTTATTGGAAATAGTAACGGTGTATATATTTCTACAATAGAGCATTTATTAAGCGCTATAAATAGCTATGGGATTGACAATATAAGAGTTGTTTTAGATGCAAATGAGCCACCTGTTATGGATGGAAGTTCTATTGGATTTTGTATGATGCTTGATGAAGCAGGTACAAAATCTTTGGATAAAAATAAAAATATAATGGTTATAAAAAAAGAAGTCGCTGTTAAAAAAGGTGATAAATTTGTTTCTATAAAGCCATCAAATAGCCCTAAATTTAACTATACTATTAAATTTAATCATCCAGTTATAGGTGAGCAAATTTATGAGTTTGAGTTTTCTAAACAAAACTATATTAAAGAAATAGCAAGAGCTAGGACTTTTGGATTTTTAAAGGATGTTCAAGCTTTAAGAGCTCAAAATTTAGCACTTGGTGGAAGCCTAGAAAATGCCGTTGTTTTAGATGATAGTGGTATTTTAAATCCTGGTGGATTAAGATTTGAAAATGAATTTGTAAGACATAAAATTCTTGATGCAATTGGTGATTTGGCATTAATGGGAATGCCTATTTTGGGTGATTATACAGCGTATGCTGGAAGCCATGAGTTAAATCATCTTTTAACTTTAGAAATCTTAAGTGATGCAAAAAATTATGAGATAGTAAATTTAAAAGATAAAGCTTTTGCGAAAGAATACTCAAAAGTTTTTGCATAA